CGTCGTCGGCGTGATCCGCATTTCCGCCGACCTCGAGCGCATCGGCGACCAGGCCAAGAACATCGCCAAGCGCGCGGCCAAGATCGCGGGCGAGGCGCGGCTGCCGCGCGCGGTAATCGGGCTCAAGTCGATGCATGAACTGGCCGCCAACCAGCTCAAGGACGTGCTCGACGCCTATGCCCAGCGCGACGCCGACCGCGCCAAGTTGGTGTGGGAACGCGACGCCGAACTCGACGCGCTCGAAGATTCTGTGTTTCGCGACCTGCTCACCTTCATGATGGAAGATCCGCGCAACATCACCTTCTGCACCCATCTGCTGTTCTGCTCGAAAAACCTCGAGCGGGTCGGCGATCACGCGACCAATATCGCCGAGACGGTCGTCTATATCGCGACCGGCGAGACTCTGGCGAGCGAGGACCGGCCGCGCGGCGCGGAAGCGGCGGCGATGTTGCCGTGAAACATTAGGAGCCATCAGCTTTCATGAACGAACCGCGCGCTTCTGTCATCGGAGCCGCATCCCCCGGTGGGGCTCCGCGCATTCTTGTGGTCGAAGACGAATCCGCCCTCGGCCTGATGTTGAGCTATAATCTCGAATCGGAAGGCTATGTCGTCGATCGCGTCGAGCGCGGCGACGAAGCGGAATTGCGGCTGGAGGAATCGGCCCCTGATCTCGTCATTCTCGACTGGATGCTGCCCGGCGTCTCCGGCCTCGAAATCTGCCGCCGTCTGCGGGCGCGGGAGACGACGCGAACCCTTCCCGTCATCATGCTGACGGCGCGCGGCGAAGAGGGCGAACGGGTGCGCGGCCTTTCCGTCGGCGCCGACGATTATGTGGTCAAGCCTTTTTCCGTGCCGGAATTGATGGCCCGCGTGCGCGCGCTGCTGCGCCGGGCGCGCCCGGAGCGCGTCGCGGTGAAGCTGACGGCCGGCGAGCTGGAGCTTGACCGCGAGACGCGCCGCGTCCGCCGGGGCGCGCGGGAGGTCCATCTCGGCCCAACCGAATTCCGCCTGCTCGAATATCTGATGGAGAAGCCGGGCCGGGTGTTCGCGCGTTCCCAATTGCTCGACAGCGTCTGGGGGCTTTCCGCCGAGATCGACGAGCGCACGGTGGACGTCCATATCGGCCG
This genomic interval from Candidatus Rhodoblastus alkanivorans contains the following:
- the phoU gene encoding phosphate signaling complex protein PhoU, with protein sequence MVDHTVRSFDTDLETLDRHISEMGGIAEKMLSDAMDALATMNVDLAKRVVETDMRLDNLQRMIEDLAVRTLARRQPVAIDLRDVVGVIRISADLERIGDQAKNIAKRAAKIAGEARLPRAVIGLKSMHELAANQLKDVLDAYAQRDADRAKLVWERDAELDALEDSVFRDLLTFMMEDPRNITFCTHLLFCSKNLERVGDHATNIAETVVYIATGETLASEDRPRGAEAAAMLP
- the phoB gene encoding phosphate regulon transcriptional regulator PhoB — translated: MNEPRASVIGAASPGGAPRILVVEDESALGLMLSYNLESEGYVVDRVERGDEAELRLEESAPDLVILDWMLPGVSGLEICRRLRARETTRTLPVIMLTARGEEGERVRGLSVGADDYVVKPFSVPELMARVRALLRRARPERVAVKLTAGELELDRETRRVRRGAREVHLGPTEFRLLEYLMEKPGRVFARSQLLDSVWGLSAEIDERTVDVHIGRLRKALAKGDEVDPIRTVRGSGYSFDETFGRG